From Scleropages formosus chromosome 9, fSclFor1.1, whole genome shotgun sequence, one genomic window encodes:
- the comp gene encoding cartilage oligomeric matrix protein, with protein MVKSLLLICALLWNSLITSGQGRDGEIIKEIKGTNQILDEIKELLKQQIKEIIFLKNTIMECEACGMGNDKPTHPSCVPNPCHPGVMCMETAGGIKCGPCPEGTEGNGIHCTDVDECLTKPCHTGVRCINTFPGFRCGPCPAGFTGPVVQGIGLSYARTNKQVCTDVNECEGPANGGCVANSICSNTQGSFHCGPCKPGFIGDQQRGCKAEKACGTDQLNLCHTNAECIVHRDGSIECVCGVGWAGNGYLCGLDIDIDGFPDEKLNCPETNCAKDNCLTVPNSGQEDADRDGIGDACDEDADGDGIINTEDNCVLKPNVNQRNVDQDDFGDACDNCRLIINNDQKDTDADSKGDACDDDIDGDGIPNNVDNCVMVPNRDQKDRDGDGVGDACDSCPYVRNPDQLDVDNDLIGDPCDTNKDSDGDGHQDSRDNCPAVINSSQLDTDRDGVGDECDDDDDNDGIPDLFPPGPDNCRLVPNPLQEDSDGDGIGNVCENDYDNDTFVDMIDVCPENAEVTLTDFRAFQTVVLDPEGDAQIDPNWVVLNQGREIVQTMNSDPGLAVGYTAFNGVDFEGTFHVNTVTDDDYAGFIFGYQDSSSFYVVMWKQVEQIYWQANPFRAVAEPGIQLKAVKSNTGPGENLRNSLWHTGDSNGQVRLLWKDPRNVGWKDKTSYRWFLQHRPHDGYIRVRFYEGPQMVADSGIIIDTTMRGGRLGVFCFSQENIIWSNLRYRCNDTTPEDFDTYRIQQIQLQA; from the exons ATGGTGAAAAGTTTGTTGTTAATTTGTGCCTTGTTGTGGAACTCCCTGATCACATCGGGCCAAGGGAGAG atggtgaaataaTTAAGGAGATAAAGGGGACCAATCAGATACTAGATGAAATCAAGGAACTACTGAAGCAGCAG ATTAAAGAGATTATTTTCCTGAAGAACACAATAATGGAATGTGAAGCATGTG GCATGGGAAATGACAAGCCCACGCATCCTTCCTGTGTACCTAATCCATGCCACCCAGGGGTAATGTGTATGGAGACAGCTGGGGGCATTAAGTGTGGTCCCTGCCCTGAGGGGACAGAAGGAAATGGGATTCACTGCACAGATGTTGATGAG TGTCTCACAAAGCCGTGCCACACTGGGGTGCGCTGCATCAACACGTTCCCTGGGTTCCGCTGCGGCCCCTGCCCTGCTGGCTTTACTGGCCCTGTGGTGCAGGGAATTGGACTCTCCTATGCCAGAACCAATAAACAG GTTTGTACAGATGTTAATGAATGTGAAGGACCTGCCAACGGAGGCTGTGTGGCTAATTCCATTTGCAGCAATACACAA GGCTCCTTCCACTGTGGCCCCTGCAAGCCAGGTTTTATCGGAGACCAGCAGCGTGGCTGCAAGGCTGAAAAAGCCTGTGGCACTGATCAGTTGAACCTGTGCCACACCAATGCAGAGTGCATTGTACACCGTGATGGAAGCATTGAGTGTGTG TGTGGAGTGGGATGGGCTGGAAATGGATACTTATGTGGACTTGACATCGACATTGATGGTTTCCCTGATGAGAAATTGAACTGCCCTGAAACAAACTGTGCAAAG GATAACTGTCTAACTGTGCCCAACTCTGGCCAAGAAGATGCGGACAGGGATGGGATTGGAGATGCCTGCGATGAAGATGCTGATGGTGATGGGATAATAAACACTGAG GACAATTGCGTCTTAAAGCCCAACGTGAACCAAAGAAATGTGGACCAGGACGATTTCGGTGATGCCTGCGATAACTGCCGTTTGATCATTAACAATGATCAGAAAGACACCGATGCTGACAGCAAGGGAGATGCCTGTGATGATGACATTGATGGTGATG GAATACCCAACAATGTGGATAATTGTGTGATGGTACCAAACAGAGACCAGAAAGACAGAGATGGAGATGGTGTTGGAGATGCTTGTGACAGTTGTCCCTATGTCCGCAATCCTGACCAG ctggatgtggacAACGATTTGATTGGGGATCCATGTGACACTAATAAAGACAG TGATGGAGATGGCCATCAGGATTCTCGGGATAACTGCCCAGCTGTTATTAATAGCTCACAACTTGATACAGACAGAGATGGTGTTGGAGATGAatgcgatgatgatgatgacaatgacgGTATCCCTGACCTATTCCCGCCTGGACCTGATAATTGCCGGCTAGTTCCCAATCCCCTGCAGGAAGACTCTGATG GAGATGGTATTGGTAATGTGTGCGAGAATGACTATGACAATGACACCTTCGTCGACATGATCGATGTTTGCCCAGAGAATGCAGAGGTCACCTTGACAGACTTCCGTGCTTTCCAGACTGTTGTGCTAGATCCTGAAGGGGATGCTCAGATTGACCCTAACTGGGTAGTGTTAAACCAG GGAAGAGAGATTGTCCAAACAATGAACAGTGACCCTGGGTTGGCTGTTG GTTACACTGCCTTCAATGGGGTGGACTTTGAAGGGACATTCCATGTGAACACAGTGACAGATGATGACTATGCAGGCTTCATTTTTGGGTATCAGGACAGTTCCAGCTTCTACGTCGTGATGTGGAAGCAAGTGGAACAGATATACTGGCAAGCGAACCCTTTCCGAGCAGTAGCTGAGCCAGGAATCCAACTCAAG GCGGTGAAGTCAAACACGGGGCCTGGGGAGAACCTGCGAAACTCACTGTGGCACACAGGTGACAGCAACGGTCAGGTGAGACTCTTGTGGAAGGACCCCAGAAATGTGGGCTGGAAGGACAAGACTTCCTATCGTTGGTTCCTGCAGCACAGGCCTCATGATGGCTATATAAG GGTACGATTCTATGAGGGTCCTCAGATGGTAGCAGACTCGGGCATCATCATCGATACTACAATGAGAGGCGGCAGACTGGGAGTCTTCTGCTTCTCCCAGGAGAACATCATCTGGTCCAACCTGCGCTACCGGTGCAATG ATACCACCCCAGAGGACTTTGACACTTACAGAATCCAGCAAATCCAGCTGCAGGCCTAA
- the smim7 gene encoding small integral membrane protein 7, with the protein MIGDILLFGTLLMNAGAVLNFKLKKRESQGFGDEPHGTTGDNIREFLLSLRYFRIFIALWNIFMMFCMILLFGA; encoded by the exons ATGATCGGCGATATTCTACTGTTTGG AACCTTACTTATGAATGCAGGGGCAGTACTAAACTTCAAACT GAAGAAAAGAGAATCTCAAGGATTCGGAGATGAACCTCATGGAACAACAG gAGACAACATCAGAGAATTTCTTCTGAGTCTACGCTACTTCCGGATATTCATTGCCCTATGGAACATCTTCATGATGTTTTGCATGATTTT GCTATTTGGAGCATAG
- the tmem38a gene encoding trimeric intracellular cation channel type A, giving the protein MDVLAILNLGEIAQYFSKMAMFPVFDLAYYIVSILYLKYEPGSVEVSRRSPVASWLCAMLYCFGSYILADIMLGDSPIDYFHNNSHILLATAVWYLIFFCPLNLFYKCVTFLPIKLVLVAMKEVVRTRKIAAGVHHAHHAYHHGWFIMVITGYVKGAGVALMSNFEQLLRGVWRPETNEILNMSFPTKASLYGAILFTLQESHWLPASKSTLICLFTLFMATSKVIMTARHSHGSPFALIESWVCHLLFGSPLGSSEDSHDHHHPAPVAAAPASPTKTKEELNEGTRKRKSKKAE; this is encoded by the exons ATGGACGTGCTGGCGATTTTGAATTTGGGCGAAATTGcccaatatttttcaaaaatggcaATGTTTCCAGTTTTTGATCTTGCATATTACATCGTTTCAATACTCTACCTCAAGTATGAACCAG GGTCAGTGGAGGTGTCTCGAAGGAGTCCCGTGGCTTCCTGGCTTTGTGCCATGCTTTACTGTTTTGGGAGCTACATCCTGGCGGACATCATGCTTGGAGACTCTCCCATTGACTATTTCCACAACAACAGCCACATACTCCTTGCTACAGCTGTCTG GTACCTCATATTTTTCTGCCCTCTCAACTTATTCTACAAATGTGTGACCTTCCTGCCTATCAAGCTTGTGCTGGTGGCTATGAAAGAGGTGGTCCGTACTCGCAAAATTGCAGCCGGGGTGCATCACGCTCACCACGCCTATCACCACGGTTGGTTCATCATGGTCATCACAGGTTACGTCAAAG GAGCTGGAGTGGCTTTGATGTCCAACTTTGAGCAGCTCCTGCGTGGAGTTTGGAGACCTGAGACCAACGAGATTCTGAATATGTCATT CCCTACAAAGGCCAGCCTGTATGGAGCCATTCTGTTCACGCTTCAGGAGTCGCACTGGCTGCCTGCATCTAAGAGCACTCTAATTTGTCTCTTTACTCTGTTTATGGCCACTTCTAAG GTTATTATGACTGCCCGTCACTCTCATGGATCTCCTTTTGCTCTGATTGAATCCTGggtgtgccacctgctgtttggCTCCCCCCTTGGAAGCTCTGAGGACTCCCACGACCACCATCACCCTGCACCTGTTGCTGCTGCCCCAGCCTCTCCCACTAAAACCAAGGAGGAGCTGAATGAGGGTACCCGTAAAAGAAAGTCCAAGAAGGCAGAGTAG